The window GAGCCGTCCGCCATGCCATCCCTCACTCCACCGACCGGTCGGTTGCACCATAGCCGCTGCCCGGGCCGGCGGACCGCCCGGAGACCGGCGTGTGGGCAAATCTTGACAAGCCGGGCGGGCGCACGTGACTGTGAGCGCTCACGGTGCCAGACCGGCGCCGGACCGGTTCCGGAACGGGCGCCCGCCGGGCGCCGTCCGGGACGTTCACCCGGAGGTCGTCGATGCCCTCGCCCCACCCGTCCCAGCCCACACGCGCCCGCGACGCCCTCGGTAGCGCCGAGACCGGCGAATCCCCGCGCGGGCAATCACGAATCGGCCGGCGCTCGGTGCTGGCCGCCGCCGGTGGGATCGCCCTGGCCGGATTCGCCGCCTCCCCCGCCTCCGCGGCGGCCACCACCACCGCCACCACGGCCGGCCGCTCGCGCGCCCTGAGCATCCGCGGCGCCGACCTGTCGTTCCTTCCCCAGCTGGAGGAGGCGGGCGTGCGCTACCGCGACCTGGCCGGGCGGGTGCGCACGGCCGAGCGGATCATCGCCGGGGCCGGGGCCACGCACCAGCGCATCCGGGTCTGGGTGGACCCGCCGGAGGGCTACACCGACAAGGCCCGCGCCCTGGCCCTGGCCCGGCGGGCGAAGCGGGCCGGGCTGAAGATTGTTCTGGACCCGCACTTCTCGGACTTCTGGGCCGACCCGGGCAAGCAGCCGATCCCGGCCGGCTGGCCCACCGACCTGCCCGCGCTGACCGAGAAGGTGCGCACCTACACGCGTGACCTGGTGCGGGAGTTCGCGGCCCAGGGCACCCCCGTCGACATCTTCCAGATGGGCAACGAGATCACCGCGGGCATCCTGTGGCCGGTCGGCAAGCTCTACCCCGACGACGGCACGCAGCGCTGGAGCGAGTTCACCACCCTGCTCAAGGCCGGGATCACCGGCGCTCACCAGGGAGCGGGCCGGGCCGGTCTGAAGGTGATGCTGCACATCGACCGCGGCGGCAAGCTCGACGACACCCGCTGGTTCTTCGACAACATCACCGAGTGGGACGTGCCGTTCGACATCATCGGCCAGTCGTACTACGCGATGTGGCACGGATCCCTGGCCCAGCTGAAGGAGAACCTCGAGGACTCGGTGAGCCGCTACGGAAAACCCGTGCTGCTGGCCGAGATCAGTTACCCGTGGACGTTCGAGGACGGCGACGGGCGCGGCAACATCGTCACCGCCGACAGCGAGCTGCCCGACATCGACCGCTTTCCGGCCACCCCGGCCGGCCAGGCCGGGCTGTTCGAGGCGGTCCGCGACATCCTGACCGGGATCCCGGGCGGCAACGGGCTGGGCTTCCTGGCCTGGGAACCGGAATGGGTCCCGGGCGTCGGCTGGGAGCCGGGCGCCGAGGCACCCAACGACAACCTCACCCAGTTCGACTTCACCGGCCGGGCACTGCCGTCGATCAAGGCCTACCGCCGTCCTTGACGGGCAAAAAATGGTGGACGACGGTGAGCCCGCGACAAGCTCACCGTCGTCCACCATGGTCAGACGTACTGCGGTTCGTCCTGTTCCACGGGAGTGCGCCCGGTGTCGGGGGTGGGTGACCAGGGCAGCCGCGAGAACACCGGCATGAGCGGCTGGACCAGCGGGCCGATGGCGAAAGTGGCCACCACGGTGCCGATCCCGAGGTCTCCGCCGAGCAGCGCACCGCAGACCACCACCGTCACCTCGACCAGGGTGCGGGCCCGCCAGATCGGCATGGCGAACCGCTCGTGCAGGCCGACCATCAGGCCGTCACGCGGGCCGGTGCCGTACCGGGCCCCGATGTAGCAGGCGGTCGAGACCGCCAGCAGCAGCAGACCGGCCGTGAACAGCAGCCAGCGGGCGAGCAGGCCGCCGGGCTCGTCGACCAGGACGAGCGTGAGGTCGGCGGCCGGCCCGATCACGACCACGTTCAGAACCGTTCCGATGCCGGGCTTCTGGCGCAGCGGGATCCAGAGCATGAGCACCACGAAGCTGGTGAGCACGGTGAGTGTGCCGAACGACAGCGGCATCACGCGCTCCAGGCCCTGGGTCAGCACCGACCACGACGTGACGCCCACGGCGGCCCGCACCATCAGCGCCGTGGCGACGCCGTAGAGGAACAGGCCGATACCGAGCTGGATCAGGCGGAACAGATGGTTCGAGGATGCGCGCACCCTGCCATCCTGGCCGGGGCCGGACCGTCCGGCGATGGCCAATCCGTGTCCGGTGGACCGGTCGCCGTCCTCACGTAGCCTTGCGGGATGACCGTGACGATCGTCCTGCCCTTCCACCAGGACGAGCGGCTCGCCGCGGACGTCATTCCCTTCGACGGCTTTTCGACGGTCGAACCGGATCTTCCGGACTCCGGCCAATGGCATCGGCTGACCGTGCTTTTCGATGCCCTGGCGGACGCGGTGGCCGCCGCGCACCGGCAGGGACCGGTCGTGGTGCTGACCGGCGACTGCCTCGCCGGCACCGGCACACTCGCCGGACTCCAGCGCGCCGGGGTGGATCCGGGCGTCGTCTGGTTCGACGCCCACGGCGACTCGAACACGCTGGCGTCGTCCACCTCCGGCTATCTGGGCGGCACCTCGCTGCGCATGCTGATGGGTGGCGACCCCGAGCGCCTGACGGGCCCGCTCGGGCTACGCGCGGTGGCGCAGGAGCGCTGCGTCCTGGTCGGGGCGCGCGACCTGGACCCGGCCGAACGGGACTTTCTGGCCGGCAGCCCGGTGCGGCGCAGCGACGTGGAGGCACTCACCGCGCAGCTGCTTCCCGAGGGGCCGCTCCTGCTGCACGTGGATCTCGACGTGGCGGACCCCGAAGAGGTTCCCGGGCTGCTCTTCCCGACCACGGCCGGGCCCACGGTGCGGTCCGTGACCGATGCGGTCGCCAGGGTGACGGCGACGGGGCGGGTCGCGGCACTGGAGATCGCCTGCACCTGGCACGCCGCCGGCTCGCCCGGTCGGCGCCAGGCCCGCAGGGCCCTGCTCGACGGGCTGATCGCTACGGTCGCCGGGTAGCCGAACGGCCCATTCGCCGTCCATGAAAAGGTTTTTCGATGATCACCACGACAACGACGTGCTGTCGATGACGGATTGTTCCTATCTCGCAAGCTCTTTCGGGTGACTTCGAAAACACGACATAAATCTGTAACTTTTGTGGTTGGGTAGTGGTGGCGACGGCGCCGCTCGATCCACCGCAACTTCCCGGTTCTCCGGATCCCGGGCGAGAAAGGACCCTCGTGTCTCCCGCAACACCCGCCGTGATCCCCTCCCTCACGGACACGGCGGCGGACGTAGACCCATCACCCTCCCCCTCCCCCACACAGATGTGGAACCAGGTCTCCGACGCCGCGCACGACGGCCCGGACGCCCTCACCAGACTCCTTCTCGGAGCGGCCGACACCGTGCTCCAGTACGCGTTCAAGGCCGTCGTGCTGCTGGCCGTGCTGCTGGTGCTGCGTCTGCTCGCGCACCGCGTGATCCACGCCGTCGCGAACAAGATCGCCACCAGCCCCTGGTCCAGCCGGTGGGACCTGCGGGCCCTGTGGCGCACCCCGATGCCGGCCCAGGGCCAGGCCACCGAGCGCCGCAGACAGCGGGCCCGGGCGATCGCCTCGCTGCTGTCGCACCTCACCTCGGCGGCACTGGCGGTGACCGGTGTGCTGGTGTTCGTGCAGGGCACCGGGCTGTCCAAGGCCGGCGTGTTCACCGCCGGGCTGGTCGGTGTGGTGGCCGCCGTGAGCTTTCGCGGCCTGGCCAACGACATCATCGCCGGCCTGTTCGTGCTCAGCGAAGACACCTACGGCATCGGCGATTTCATCGACACCACGCTCGGCGCGGCCGGCACGGTGGAGGAGATCGGGCTGCGCACCACGCGGCTGCGTGGTCGTGACGGCACGATCTGGCACGTGCGGCACAGCAAGATCGACCGGCTGGGCAACCGCACCCAGGCCCAGTCGCACCTGACGCTCGACATCCGGGCCGGTTTCGTCGAGGAGTCACCGGACAAGGCCCCGACGCTGCCCTCCAGCGCGGCGGGGCGACTGGCCGCCGCCGAGCGGGTGGTGCGCACCAGCCTGGACCGGCTCGACCGGGACCTGGCCTCGGCCGCCGCCCCGAACCCGCTGGACGCGGGCTCGATGGCGGGCACCCTGGCCGAGATCCTGCCGGTGCTGGTGCCCGGCGCCCCGCACCGGGCGCTGGCGACGCTGGCGACGGCCACCACGTCCACCGCGGGCATGGTCGACACGGCGCCGCTGCCGTTCACGGCCGTCGACCTGGACGACCTGGCGCGCCTGCGCAGCATGCTGGAAGACGCGCAGGTGCCGGTGCTGACCCGCAGCCGTCTGGCGGGCCTGATCAACGCCGGTGACGACCACGTGGTGCTGCGGGTGAGCGCCCGGGTGGCCGACACCTCGCGGGAGCAGGCGCTGGCCGTGCTGCGGCGCCGGCTGTACCTGGACCTGAACGCCGCGGGCTTCACCGCCTCGTTCAGCGTGCCGGCGCCCGGCGAGCTGTGACCGCAGGTGTGCGGGCCGGCGCTACTCGCCCTCGTACCCGGCGATGATGCGCCGGGCGTCGGCCAGTTCGTCCTCCAGGGTGACGATGCGGCCGGCCGCCTCGAGGGCGATGCCCTCGTCGAGCAGCGAGCGCACCCGGGCGGCCAGACGCAGCTGGTGACGCGAGTAGCGCCGGTGCCCGCCGCCGGACCGTTGCGGCGTGATCAGTCGCGCCTCGTCCAGCGTGCGCAGGAAGGCGGGAGTGGCCCCGATCATCTCCGCGGCCCGGCCCATCGTGTAGGCGGGGTAGTGCTCGTCGTCCAGATGGCCGGTACTCGTCATGGTTGCTCCGCGGATCGTCGGCTGCGGTGGGCGAAGCCAGCAGGTCCCGGCGCCGTGGCGCCGGGACCTGCTGGCTTGTCTGACCTTTCACTCCAGTCCGACGAGGCGGTCGCTCAGGCCTGGATGGCCTGGGGCTCCCGCGCGGGCGAGCTGATGCTGATCTTGCGGGGTTTGGCGCTCTCGGCGACGGGGATCTGAAGACGCAGCACCCCGTTGTCGTAGGTCGCCGCCACCCGCGAGGTGTCGAGGTTGTCGCCCAGGATGAGCTGACGGCTGAAGACACCCCGGGGACGTTCGGAGGCCAGGACCTCACCGTCGAACTCCCGCGCCGGGCGCTGCGCGCGGATGGTCAGGACGTTGCGTTCCACGTCCAGGTCGACCGAGTCGGTGTCGACTCCCGGCAGGTCGAACTCGA is drawn from Kineosporia corallincola and contains these coding sequences:
- a CDS encoding glycoside hydrolase family 53 protein — encoded protein: MPSPHPSQPTRARDALGSAETGESPRGQSRIGRRSVLAAAGGIALAGFAASPASAAATTTATTAGRSRALSIRGADLSFLPQLEEAGVRYRDLAGRVRTAERIIAGAGATHQRIRVWVDPPEGYTDKARALALARRAKRAGLKIVLDPHFSDFWADPGKQPIPAGWPTDLPALTEKVRTYTRDLVREFAAQGTPVDIFQMGNEITAGILWPVGKLYPDDGTQRWSEFTTLLKAGITGAHQGAGRAGLKVMLHIDRGGKLDDTRWFFDNITEWDVPFDIIGQSYYAMWHGSLAQLKENLEDSVSRYGKPVLLAEISYPWTFEDGDGRGNIVTADSELPDIDRFPATPAGQAGLFEAVRDILTGIPGGNGLGFLAWEPEWVPGVGWEPGAEAPNDNLTQFDFTGRALPSIKAYRRP
- the yczE gene encoding membrane protein YczE encodes the protein MRASSNHLFRLIQLGIGLFLYGVATALMVRAAVGVTSWSVLTQGLERVMPLSFGTLTVLTSFVVLMLWIPLRQKPGIGTVLNVVVIGPAADLTLVLVDEPGGLLARWLLFTAGLLLLAVSTACYIGARYGTGPRDGLMVGLHERFAMPIWRARTLVEVTVVVCGALLGGDLGIGTVVATFAIGPLVQPLMPVFSRLPWSPTPDTGRTPVEQDEPQYV
- a CDS encoding arginase family protein codes for the protein MTVTIVLPFHQDERLAADVIPFDGFSTVEPDLPDSGQWHRLTVLFDALADAVAAAHRQGPVVVLTGDCLAGTGTLAGLQRAGVDPGVVWFDAHGDSNTLASSTSGYLGGTSLRMLMGGDPERLTGPLGLRAVAQERCVLVGARDLDPAERDFLAGSPVRRSDVEALTAQLLPEGPLLLHVDLDVADPEEVPGLLFPTTAGPTVRSVTDAVARVTATGRVAALEIACTWHAAGSPGRRQARRALLDGLIATVAG
- a CDS encoding mechanosensitive ion channel family protein — protein: MWNQVSDAAHDGPDALTRLLLGAADTVLQYAFKAVVLLAVLLVLRLLAHRVIHAVANKIATSPWSSRWDLRALWRTPMPAQGQATERRRQRARAIASLLSHLTSAALAVTGVLVFVQGTGLSKAGVFTAGLVGVVAAVSFRGLANDIIAGLFVLSEDTYGIGDFIDTTLGAAGTVEEIGLRTTRLRGRDGTIWHVRHSKIDRLGNRTQAQSHLTLDIRAGFVEESPDKAPTLPSSAAGRLAAAERVVRTSLDRLDRDLASAAAPNPLDAGSMAGTLAEILPVLVPGAPHRALATLATATTSTAGMVDTAPLPFTAVDLDDLARLRSMLEDAQVPVLTRSRLAGLINAGDDHVVLRVSARVADTSREQALAVLRRRLYLDLNAAGFTASFSVPAPGEL
- a CDS encoding MerR family transcriptional regulator; its protein translation is MTSTGHLDDEHYPAYTMGRAAEMIGATPAFLRTLDEARLITPQRSGGGHRRYSRHQLRLAARVRSLLDEGIALEAAGRIVTLEDELADARRIIAGYEGE
- a CDS encoding Hsp20/alpha crystallin family protein, with the protein product MLVRTDPFRDLDRLTQQVFGTSTRPAVMPMDAWREADTFVIEFDLPGVDTDSVDLDVERNVLTIRAQRPAREFDGEVLASERPRGVFSRQLILGDNLDTSRVAATYDNGVLRLQIPVAESAKPRKISISSPAREPQAIQA